In a genomic window of Nodosilinea sp. E11:
- a CDS encoding DNA polymerase III subunit alpha: protein MSFVGLHIHSAYSLLDGASQLPQLVERAKELGMPAIALTDHGVMYGAIELIKVCKGAGIKPIIGNEMYLINGDISQQQRRPRYHQVVLAKNTQGYKNLVKLTTISHLQGVQGKGIFSRPCINKDLLEQYHEGLIVTSACLGGEVPQAILQKRPDVARKVAQWYKDLFGEDYYLEIQDHGSPEDRVVNVEILKIARELDIKVICTNDSHYISCNDVEAHDALLCIQTGKLLTEDKRLRYSGTEYVKSADEMRLLFRDHIEPEVIEESIANTLEVAEKVEEYTGILGQSRIPDFPIPPEFNEDAGAYMGHVAREGLVKRMKAVSYGEIEQEYRDRLEYEIEMMIQMGFPTYFLVVWDYIRFARDNNIPVGPGRGSAAGSLVAYAMEITNIDPIHHGLLFERFLNPERKSMPDIDTDFCIDRRDEVIKYVTRRYGEERVAQIITFNRMTSKAVLKDVARVLDIPYAESDRMAKLIPVARGKPTKLKVMISDDTPAPEFKEKYDNDPQTRRWLDMALRIEGTNKTFGMHAAGVVISKDPLDEIVPLQRNNDGQVITQYYMEDVEALGLLKMDFLGLRNLTMIQKTLELIEATHGTKIDPDDLPMDDPATYKLLERGDLGGVFQLESSGMRQIVKDLKPSGLEDISSVLALYRPGPLDAGLIPKFINRKHGREKIDFADEILKPILSETYGIMVYQEQIMKIAQDMGGYSLGQADLLRRAMGKKKMSEMLKHQENFVNGAMEKGVAKKVATELWDQMVKFAEYCLSADTELLTLEYGPLTIGEIVAKRIPCHVFSVDEQGYVYTQPIAQWHDRGQQEVFEYHLDDGTTLRATADHQFMTETGDMMAIDQIFQRGLELKQVEPPWPKVLRCA from the coding sequence ATGTCCTTTGTTGGTCTCCATATCCACAGTGCCTACAGTCTGCTCGACGGGGCCAGCCAGCTACCCCAGTTGGTGGAGCGGGCCAAGGAACTGGGTATGCCGGCGATCGCCCTTACCGACCACGGCGTCATGTATGGCGCGATCGAGCTGATCAAAGTCTGCAAAGGGGCAGGCATTAAGCCGATCATCGGTAACGAGATGTACCTGATCAACGGCGATATTTCGCAGCAGCAGCGCCGCCCCCGCTACCATCAGGTGGTGCTGGCCAAAAACACCCAGGGTTACAAGAACCTGGTCAAGCTCACCACCATCTCCCACCTGCAAGGCGTTCAGGGCAAAGGCATTTTCTCGCGCCCCTGCATCAACAAAGACCTGCTAGAGCAGTACCACGAAGGGCTGATCGTCACCAGCGCCTGCCTCGGTGGCGAGGTGCCCCAGGCGATTTTGCAGAAGCGGCCTGACGTGGCCCGCAAGGTGGCCCAGTGGTACAAAGACCTGTTTGGCGAAGACTACTATCTCGAAATTCAGGATCACGGTTCTCCTGAAGACCGGGTGGTGAATGTGGAGATTCTCAAGATCGCCCGCGAGCTGGACATCAAAGTCATCTGCACCAACGACAGCCACTACATTTCTTGCAACGATGTGGAGGCCCACGACGCCCTGCTCTGCATTCAGACCGGCAAGCTGCTGACCGAAGACAAGCGCCTGCGCTACAGCGGTACCGAGTATGTCAAATCTGCCGATGAAATGCGCCTGCTGTTTCGCGATCACATTGAGCCGGAGGTGATTGAGGAATCGATCGCCAACACCCTCGAAGTCGCCGAAAAAGTCGAAGAGTACACCGGCATCCTCGGCCAGTCGCGCATTCCCGACTTCCCCATTCCCCCCGAGTTCAACGAAGACGCCGGGGCCTACATGGGCCATGTGGCGCGGGAGGGGCTGGTTAAGCGGATGAAGGCGGTCAGCTATGGGGAGATTGAGCAGGAATACCGCGATCGCCTCGAATACGAAATCGAGATGATGATCCAGATGGGGTTCCCCACCTACTTTCTCGTCGTGTGGGACTACATTCGCTTTGCCCGCGACAACAACATTCCGGTCGGCCCTGGTCGCGGCTCGGCGGCGGGGTCGCTAGTGGCCTACGCCATGGAAATCACCAACATCGACCCCATCCACCACGGTCTGCTGTTCGAGCGATTCTTGAACCCCGAACGTAAGTCGATGCCGGATATTGACACCGACTTCTGCATCGATCGCCGCGACGAGGTGATCAAATACGTCACCCGCCGCTACGGCGAAGAACGGGTGGCCCAGATCATCACCTTCAACCGTATGACCTCCAAGGCGGTGCTGAAGGATGTGGCGCGGGTGCTCGACATCCCCTACGCCGAGTCGGATCGGATGGCGAAGCTGATCCCCGTGGCGCGGGGCAAGCCCACCAAGCTTAAGGTGATGATCTCCGACGACACCCCCGCCCCCGAGTTCAAGGAGAAGTACGACAACGACCCCCAAACCCGCCGCTGGCTCGACATGGCCCTGCGGATCGAAGGCACCAACAAGACCTTCGGCATGCACGCCGCCGGGGTGGTGATCTCCAAAGACCCGCTGGATGAAATTGTGCCCCTCCAGCGCAACAACGACGGCCAGGTGATCACCCAGTACTACATGGAAGATGTGGAAGCCCTGGGCCTCCTCAAGATGGACTTCCTGGGCCTGCGCAACCTGACCATGATCCAAAAAACCCTGGAGCTAATTGAGGCCACCCACGGCACCAAAATCGACCCCGACGACCTGCCCATGGATGACCCCGCCACCTACAAGCTGCTGGAGCGGGGCGATCTGGGCGGCGTGTTTCAGCTAGAGTCATCCGGCATGCGCCAGATCGTCAAAGATCTCAAACCCTCGGGTCTCGAAGACATCTCCTCGGTGCTGGCCCTCTACCGACCAGGGCCACTGGATGCGGGGCTGATTCCCAAATTCATCAACCGCAAGCACGGGCGCGAAAAAATCGACTTTGCTGACGAAATTCTCAAACCCATCCTCAGCGAAACCTACGGCATCATGGTCTACCAGGAGCAGATCATGAAAATTGCCCAGGATATGGGCGGCTACTCTCTTGGCCAGGCCGACCTGCTGCGGCGGGCCATGGGTAAAAAGAAAATGTCGGAAATGCTCAAGCACCAGGAAAACTTCGTCAATGGTGCCATGGAGAAAGGCGTTGCCAAAAAAGTAGCCACAGAACTTTGGGACCAGATGGTGAAGTTTGCAGAGTACTGCCTCAGCGCCGACACAGAGTTACTGACGCTGGAATACGGCCCCCTTACCATCGGCGAAATTGTCGCCAAACGCATCCCCTGCCATGTGTTCAGTGTCGATGAGCAGGGCTATGTGTATACCCAGCCCATTGCCCAATGGCACGATCGCGGCCAGCAAGAGGTGTTTGAATACCACCTCGACGATGGCACCACCCTCCGCGCCACCGCCGACCACCAATTTATGACCGAGACCGGGGACATGATGGCGATCGACCAAATCTTTCAGCGTGGGCTAGAGTTGAAGCAGGTCGAGCCCCCCTGGCCGAAAGTGCTGCGGTGCGCGTGA
- a CDS encoding XisI protein: MDKLTEYPQIIKKILTEHAEICDRYPNPNIKKLLILDEERGHYIWMTLGWQKGERIAGMTIYARVLDGKFWIEEDLTEEGVATDLMRMGVAKEGIVLAFHEPNMRQYTDFAVA, from the coding sequence GTGGATAAACTGACCGAATATCCTCAGATTATCAAGAAGATTTTGACTGAACATGCGGAAATTTGCGATCGCTACCCCAATCCCAACATCAAAAAGCTTTTGATTCTTGATGAGGAAAGAGGTCATTACATTTGGATGACCCTGGGCTGGCAAAAGGGAGAACGAATTGCTGGCATGACTATTTATGCCCGCGTTCTTGACGGCAAATTTTGGATTGAGGAGGACTTGACCGAAGAAGGCGTCGCTACAGATTTAATGCGAATGGGAGTCGCTAAGGAAGGTATTGTTTTAGCTTTCCATGAACCCAACATGCGGCAGTACACAGACTTCGCTGTAGCCTAA
- a CDS encoding pre-peptidase C-terminal domain-containing protein, which produces MTTFMSGDRDEFSNIHSTGSGTDDELFSLNSGVITSAFEGIRSSLHQLALSSNAFEELNRIFEITNLNAAATRLEGWAEGVFSDLPDISVLSDEVLGGALGAYSADRNTIYLAESLMHPDSLTGLTRVLLEEYGHALDQQFNSGGDTAGDEGELFSMTVLGEAINAEDLGRIRAENDWGLLNLDGTSLLVEFDNSLSTAVNLGTLSGSRSLSGFVGSTDPNDYYRFNLTAPGDFRLTLNGLSADADVQLLNSSGSVIQSSTASGTTPELITRNLSAGTYYARVFPFSGDTNYNLSLTIDQAGNSLGTARNIGNLSGTRTYTDFVGSTDPNDYYRFNLTAPGDFQLTLNGLSADADVQLLNSSGSVIQSSTASGTTPELITRNLSAGTYYARVLPFSGDTNYNLSLTIDQAGNSLGTARNIGNLRGTRTYTDFVGSTDPNDYYRFNLTAPGDFQLTLNGLSADADVQLLNSSGSVIQSSTASGTTPELITRNLSAGTYYARVLPFNGDTNYNLSLTIDQAGNSLGTARNIGNLSGTRTYTDFVGNTDPNDYYRFSLSSLSNFNASLTGLSANADIRLIQDVNNNGIVDSGDVLTSSTRGGNANDALNVARLGPGNYFVNVSQFSGNTNYTLRLSTTPPSPSTTPSNLLPVEVNLGALSSATSTRTGAIGDLNTSDIYAFTVGANSNLNAVLTGVGPYADVDIRLLRDLNGNGIVDAGEEIARSQRGGSANEAINLGALSAGAYFMQVYQYSGNSNYTLSLDTSLPSNFLTRETEIGPVGLNTQTFTGNVSASNTTQLYRFNLNTPSTLNASLTGLTSDVDIRLIRDANNNGIVDAGEEIARSQLAGSASELISRSLAAGVYYMQVYRYSGASDYSLALNATPPDRAGNTLGTARAITVGATPSVFNDFVGSADTNDYYRFTLGSAANLNLALTGLTADADIALLNSSGTIITSSTRSGTNDDAINYALNAGTYYVRVYPFSGNNTNYRLLLSTTPIAPTSTPSNLLPTETNIGTLGSSVVSYSGTVGSTNTSDVYRFVLGAPNSPLNLQLTGVSGGFPNDIDLRLIRDANNNGIVDAGDELARSTAGVGGSESISLSGLGAGAYFAQVYQYNGSSNYTLSLFGGAGTRTERGTLGADSFTYVPGYSRSVFLGNGNVDYQTGARDELVFSDISSTSVVFNYANTGTGGVIYNPGNGNRVFDALTLSNGARVLFEGIERLRFADRTINLSVTPNDPLFNNQWNLHMMGVHNAWRFTTGSSNVQIGVQDTGLGVDANNAIHPDLRSTTIYPNNYQDDFYRNFTGPGFGPKATSHGTPVQGIIAAATNNGVGMSGINWNSPVIHIDVLDGNAFDQSYAEAAQNMINVATQAGRRLVINMSLSGGGGTAFEQLIAANPNVLFVIASGNDNISSISYPSRLASQFTNVMAIGASWGRRDTYGNSVTPGSRISYPGWWGSNYGTGLTLMGPSEVTATTATRSATGAVTFGYTTSFNGTSAATPDVTGVASLVWSANQNLTATQVRNILSQTAYDLGTPGYDTVYGNGFVNADAAVRRAMATARGVA; this is translated from the coding sequence ATGACTACTTTTATGTCTGGCGATCGTGATGAGTTTTCAAATATCCATTCAACCGGCTCTGGTACTGATGACGAGCTGTTTTCATTAAATTCAGGAGTCATTACTTCTGCATTTGAAGGTATTCGGAGTAGTCTTCATCAGTTAGCGTTATCATCAAATGCTTTTGAAGAGCTCAATCGCATTTTTGAAATTACTAATCTTAATGCAGCAGCAACTCGTTTAGAAGGCTGGGCTGAAGGGGTATTTTCAGATCTGCCTGATATTTCAGTATTGAGTGATGAGGTCTTGGGGGGTGCTTTAGGCGCTTATTCTGCAGATCGAAACACTATTTATTTGGCAGAATCTCTGATGCACCCTGACAGTTTGACAGGGCTCACTAGGGTGCTGCTAGAGGAGTATGGACATGCCTTAGATCAGCAGTTTAATTCCGGTGGAGATACTGCTGGTGACGAAGGTGAGTTATTTAGCATGACTGTTTTAGGTGAAGCAATCAATGCAGAAGACTTGGGCAGGATACGAGCTGAGAACGACTGGGGGCTATTAAATCTCGATGGCACGTCCCTACTAGTAGAATTTGACAATTCCCTGAGCACCGCTGTTAATCTTGGCACCTTGAGCGGCAGTCGATCGTTGTCTGGGTTTGTTGGCAGTACCGATCCTAACGATTACTACCGCTTTAATTTGACTGCACCAGGTGATTTCAGACTAACTCTCAACGGCCTAAGTGCAGATGCTGATGTGCAATTGCTTAATAGCTCTGGCAGCGTGATCCAGAGCTCTACAGCCAGTGGCACTACTCCAGAACTCATTACCAGAAACTTAAGTGCTGGCACCTATTACGCAAGAGTTTTTCCATTTAGTGGAGACACCAACTATAACTTGAGTTTGACAATCGACCAAGCTGGTAATAGCTTAGGGACCGCCCGCAACATTGGCAATCTGAGTGGTACGCGAACTTATACCGACTTTGTTGGCAGTACCGATCCTAACGATTACTACCGCTTTAATTTAACTGCACCAGGTGATTTCCAACTAACTCTCAATGGCCTAAGTGCAGATGCTGATGTGCAATTGCTTAACAGCTCTGGCAGCGTGATCCAGAGCTCTACAGCCAGTGGCACTACTCCAGAACTCATTACCAGAAACTTAAGTGCTGGCACCTATTACGCAAGAGTTCTTCCATTTAGTGGAGACACCAACTATAACTTAAGTTTGACAATCGACCAAGCGGGTAATAGCTTAGGAACCGCCCGCAACATTGGCAATCTGAGGGGTACGCGAACTTATACTGACTTTGTTGGCAGTACCGATCCTAACGATTACTACCGCTTTAATTTAACTGCACCAGGTGATTTCCAACTAACTCTCAACGGCCTAAGTGCAGATGCTGATGTGCAATTGCTTAATAGCTCTGGCAGCGTGATCCAGAGCTCTACAGCCAGTGGCACTACTCCAGAACTCATTACCAGAAACTTAAGTGCTGGCACCTATTACGCAAGAGTTCTTCCATTTAATGGAGACACCAACTATAACTTAAGTTTGACGATCGACCAAGCTGGTAATAGCTTAGGAACCGCCCGCAACATTGGCAATCTGAGTGGTACGCGAACTTATACTGATTTTGTTGGCAATACCGATCCTAACGATTACTACCGCTTTAGCCTTAGTTCTCTGAGCAACTTTAACGCCTCATTGACTGGGCTGAGTGCTAATGCTGACATCCGACTAATTCAAGATGTAAATAACAACGGTATTGTGGACAGTGGAGATGTGCTGACATCTTCCACTAGAGGTGGAAACGCTAACGATGCGCTTAATGTAGCGCGACTAGGGCCAGGCAATTACTTTGTCAATGTTAGCCAATTTTCTGGCAACACTAACTATACCCTTAGGCTCTCTACAACCCCTCCTTCACCCTCAACGACACCAAGTAATCTATTGCCTGTTGAAGTTAATCTAGGAGCGTTGAGCAGTGCTACTAGCACTCGTACAGGTGCCATAGGAGACCTCAATACTTCTGATATTTACGCCTTTACCGTGGGGGCAAACAGCAACTTAAACGCCGTACTAACGGGTGTAGGCCCCTACGCCGATGTTGATATTCGGCTACTGCGCGATCTAAATGGTAATGGTATTGTAGATGCGGGCGAAGAAATTGCTCGCTCACAGCGGGGTGGGTCTGCAAATGAAGCCATTAACTTGGGCGCTTTATCTGCAGGTGCCTACTTCATGCAGGTCTACCAATACAGCGGCAATAGCAACTATACTCTCAGCCTTGACACCAGTCTGCCTAGCAACTTCTTGACTCGTGAAACTGAAATTGGGCCTGTGGGGCTAAATACCCAAACGTTTACTGGTAATGTCAGTGCCAGTAACACGACTCAGCTCTATCGATTCAATCTCAATACACCAAGCACACTAAATGCCTCTCTAACGGGCTTAACATCTGATGTAGACATTCGCTTAATTCGGGATGCTAACAACAACGGGATTGTAGATGCGGGGGAAGAAATTGCTCGTTCACAGTTGGCTGGTTCGGCATCAGAATTGATTAGCCGGAGCTTGGCCGCCGGAGTTTACTACATGCAGGTCTACCGCTATAGCGGTGCCAGCGACTACAGCTTAGCGCTCAATGCAACACCGCCCGATCGTGCTGGTAATACCCTTGGCACCGCACGAGCGATTACAGTTGGTGCCACACCATCTGTGTTTAATGACTTTGTCGGGAGTGCAGATACCAATGACTACTACCGATTTACCCTTGGCAGTGCGGCCAATCTGAATCTAGCGCTGACAGGGCTGACAGCCGATGCTGACATTGCTCTACTGAACAGCTCTGGCACTATCATCACGAGTTCTACCCGAAGTGGCACGAATGATGATGCCATCAACTACGCCTTAAATGCTGGCACCTACTATGTACGGGTCTATCCCTTCAGCGGTAATAATACCAATTATCGCCTGCTGCTATCGACCACACCAATTGCCCCAACAAGCACGCCCAGTAACCTATTGCCGACAGAGACGAATATTGGCACCTTAGGATCATCGGTAGTCAGCTATTCTGGTACGGTAGGAAGCACAAATACGTCAGACGTCTATCGGTTTGTTTTAGGTGCACCCAATAGTCCTTTAAACTTGCAGCTCACCGGCGTCAGTGGCGGATTTCCTAATGACATTGATTTGCGCTTAATCAGAGATGCAAATAATAATGGCATTGTTGATGCTGGCGATGAATTAGCTCGTTCTACTGCCGGAGTGGGCGGCAGTGAGTCAATTAGTCTATCTGGTTTGGGCGCAGGTGCCTATTTTGCCCAAGTTTATCAATATAACGGGAGCAGTAATTACACCCTAAGTCTGTTTGGGGGTGCCGGCACCCGAACGGAGCGTGGGACTTTAGGCGCAGATTCGTTTACCTATGTTCCAGGCTATAGCCGCAGCGTCTTTTTAGGCAATGGCAATGTTGATTATCAAACAGGGGCTCGGGATGAGCTCGTTTTCTCGGACATCTCCTCAACTTCAGTAGTGTTTAACTACGCCAATACTGGCACAGGTGGAGTTATTTACAATCCCGGTAACGGCAACCGTGTCTTCGATGCGTTGACACTATCTAATGGAGCTCGAGTTCTATTCGAGGGGATTGAGCGGTTACGGTTTGCAGATCGCACCATCAACCTATCAGTTACCCCTAACGACCCCCTCTTTAACAATCAGTGGAACTTACACATGATGGGGGTTCACAACGCCTGGCGATTTACTACCGGTTCGAGCAATGTGCAAATTGGGGTGCAAGACACCGGTTTAGGGGTAGACGCTAACAATGCGATTCACCCCGATCTGCGATCGACAACCATCTACCCCAACAACTACCAAGATGACTTCTACCGCAACTTTACAGGGCCAGGGTTTGGGCCCAAGGCCACTTCCCATGGCACCCCTGTTCAAGGCATTATTGCCGCAGCCACGAATAATGGCGTGGGGATGAGCGGCATCAACTGGAACTCTCCTGTCATCCATATCGATGTGCTGGATGGCAATGCGTTTGACCAATCGTATGCAGAGGCAGCTCAAAATATGATCAATGTAGCAACTCAAGCTGGTCGGCGGTTGGTGATTAATATGAGCTTGAGCGGCGGTGGCGGTACGGCTTTTGAGCAACTGATTGCTGCCAACCCCAATGTGTTGTTTGTGATTGCTTCTGGTAATGACAACATCAGTTCTATTTCTTACCCATCGAGGCTTGCCAGCCAGTTTACAAATGTCATGGCAATCGGCGCTTCCTGGGGCAGAAGGGATACCTACGGCAATTCAGTCACACCAGGCAGCCGGATTTCCTATCCAGGGTGGTGGGGTTCTAACTATGGCACTGGCTTAACCCTCATGGGGCCATCGGAGGTGACGGCTACCACTGCAACTCGCAGTGCTACGGGGGCTGTCACGTTTGGTTATACAACTAGCTTTAATGGCACCTCTGCCGCTACGCCAGATGTTACAGGTGTGGCATCCCTCGTCTGGAGTGCTAACCAAAACCTGACGGCCACCCAGGTTCGTAATATTCTTTCCCAAACTGCTTACGATCTGGGCACTCCAGGATATGACACAGTTTATGGCAATGGGTTTGTCAATGCAGACGCCGCCGTTAGGCGGGCCATGGCTACCGCTCGAGGTGTTGCCTAA
- a CDS encoding protease complex subunit PrcB family protein, which translates to MTSNIPFQILDFGQTPLEERFVPEPQAFVFSSTSDWKDFWQSSTVLDLNLQKPPAPSVDFQQQTIVGITSGSRTTGGYGIHIDRIEPNLQGNRWIIHYTESVPAHNCVLTQEPTTPSVFITVKPPVPPLELQGQTIVNESC; encoded by the coding sequence ATGACTTCAAACATTCCTTTTCAGATACTTGACTTTGGCCAAACACCACTGGAAGAGCGGTTTGTACCTGAGCCTCAGGCCTTTGTCTTTTCCAGCACTTCGGATTGGAAAGACTTCTGGCAAAGCAGCACTGTTCTAGATCTAAATTTGCAAAAGCCGCCGGCTCCTAGCGTTGACTTTCAACAGCAAACGATTGTTGGAATTACTTCAGGATCCCGTACCACTGGAGGCTACGGCATCCACATCGATCGTATAGAGCCCAATCTTCAAGGCAATCGATGGATCATACATTACACAGAATCGGTTCCAGCTCACAACTGCGTGTTAACCCAAGAACCTACGACACCAAGTGTGTTTATCACAGTTAAGCCACCAGTGCCGCCCCTTGAACTGCAAGGACAAACCATAGTCAACGAGTCCTGTTAA
- a CDS encoding OB-fold nucleic acid binding domain-containing protein, which translates to MAKIVSRQSLGVQPVYDIGVAHNHNFLLADGQVAANCFNKSHSTAYGFVTFQTAYLKANYPVEYMAALLTSNSGDQDKVQMHIGNCIAMGIEVLPPDINRSLVDFTPEDKSILFGLSAVRNVGLGAIECILKHREAEGPFNSLAELCDRVDLHSVNRRALESLILSGALDPIDPNRNQLMQDLGLVIEWAQSRAKDREIGQGNLFDMMMGGGDTQAASPTSGYETAPKAPLVADFEAQEKLRQEKELLGFYISDHPLKSVQRSARVLAPINLAELHEQPDNVTLSAIVILASVKPVITKKGDRMAIVQLEDLTGQSEAVVFPKSFERIGQHIVADKRLMIWGKVDRRDDRVQFIIDDAESIEDVRMVMVELDPRLAGDIEQQHRLRNVIRNNQGDDPKYARVPVIAVIGGNQQRQFVRLGAQFRVKDPEAAVTALVNANFQAKATPLISA; encoded by the coding sequence ATGGCCAAAATCGTTAGTCGCCAGTCTTTGGGAGTGCAGCCCGTCTACGACATCGGGGTGGCCCACAACCACAACTTTTTGCTGGCCGATGGTCAGGTGGCCGCTAACTGCTTCAACAAGTCGCACTCTACCGCCTACGGGTTTGTCACCTTTCAGACGGCCTACCTGAAGGCCAACTACCCCGTCGAGTACATGGCGGCGCTGCTGACCTCCAACAGCGGCGACCAAGACAAGGTGCAGATGCACATCGGCAACTGCATCGCCATGGGCATTGAGGTGCTGCCGCCGGATATCAACCGATCGCTGGTCGATTTCACCCCCGAGGACAAGAGTATTTTGTTTGGTCTCTCGGCGGTGCGCAACGTGGGTTTGGGGGCGATCGAATGCATTCTCAAGCACCGCGAAGCAGAGGGGCCGTTTAACTCGCTAGCCGAACTGTGCGATCGCGTCGATCTGCATTCCGTCAACCGCCGTGCCTTAGAATCACTGATTCTCAGTGGCGCGCTCGACCCCATCGACCCCAACCGCAACCAGCTAATGCAGGATCTGGGTCTGGTAATCGAGTGGGCCCAAAGTCGCGCCAAGGATCGCGAAATCGGCCAGGGCAACCTGTTCGACATGATGATGGGGGGCGGCGATACCCAGGCCGCATCTCCAACCAGTGGCTATGAAACCGCGCCCAAAGCACCCCTGGTGGCCGACTTTGAAGCCCAAGAAAAGCTGCGCCAGGAGAAAGAGCTGCTGGGTTTCTACATTTCTGATCACCCGCTCAAGTCGGTGCAGCGATCGGCGCGGGTGCTGGCCCCGATTAACCTGGCAGAGCTGCACGAGCAGCCCGATAACGTGACCCTGAGCGCGATCGTGATTTTGGCTAGCGTGAAGCCGGTGATCACCAAAAAGGGAGACCGGATGGCGATCGTGCAGCTCGAAGATTTGACGGGGCAATCCGAAGCCGTCGTTTTCCCCAAGTCTTTTGAGCGCATTGGCCAGCACATCGTCGCTGACAAACGGCTGATGATCTGGGGCAAGGTCGATCGCCGCGACGATCGCGTGCAGTTCATCATTGACGATGCCGAATCGATTGAAGACGTGCGCATGGTGATGGTCGAGCTAGACCCACGCCTGGCGGGCGACATTGAGCAGCAGCACCGCCTGCGCAACGTGATTCGCAACAACCAGGGCGACGACCCCAAGTACGCGCGGGTACCCGTGATCGCGGTGATTGGCGGTAACCAGCAGCGGCAGTTTGTGCGGCTGGGGGCACAGTTTCGTGTCAAAGACCCCGAGGCAGCGGTAACGGCCTTGGTAAATGCCAATTTTCAGGCCAAGGCAACGCCGCTGATCAGCGCGTGA
- a CDS encoding pentapeptide repeat-containing protein: MARCTQTRRSLNRSQLAIGLVAGLGLMAAPGAANDQLRQFLISRNCIACDLSGAVLSRANLDNADLTNATLAGANLRQARLPRAQMTQTDLGRANLSQAVLSEADLSRANLAEANLSGAILTQARLVEVNAANVNLENAEARSSNWYGSDLSGSRLDGATFAQASLSNTDLTNASLTNGQFYRADLIGARLDGADLTGADLREALIRDASLAGVDLTNADLLRARLTRTDLSTARFCNTRMANGDINNEHCGDGDRSSLNE, translated from the coding sequence ATGGCACGCTGCACCCAAACCCGTCGGAGCCTGAACCGAAGCCAGCTGGCCATTGGTCTGGTAGCTGGTTTGGGGCTGATGGCAGCGCCGGGGGCCGCCAACGACCAGCTCCGGCAGTTTTTGATTAGCCGCAACTGTATAGCCTGCGACCTCAGTGGGGCCGTGCTGTCTCGGGCTAATCTCGACAATGCCGATCTGACCAACGCTACCCTGGCCGGAGCCAACCTGCGCCAGGCCCGATTGCCCAGGGCGCAGATGACCCAAACCGATCTGGGACGAGCCAATCTGTCCCAGGCTGTGCTGAGCGAGGCCGATCTCTCGCGGGCCAACCTGGCTGAGGCCAACCTGAGCGGGGCTATTCTCACCCAAGCCCGCCTGGTGGAGGTAAATGCCGCCAACGTCAACCTAGAGAACGCCGAGGCCCGCAGCAGCAATTGGTACGGTAGCGATCTCAGCGGCAGTCGCTTAGACGGGGCCACCTTCGCCCAGGCCAGCCTATCGAACACCGACCTGACCAATGCCAGCCTCACCAACGGCCAATTTTATCGTGCCGACCTCATCGGCGCTCGCCTAGACGGAGCCGATCTGACGGGCGCTGACCTGCGCGAAGCCCTGATTCGGGATGCGTCGTTAGCCGGTGTTGACCTGACCAATGCCGACCTACTGCGAGCCCGGTTGACCCGCACCGACCTCAGCACCGCCCGCTTTTGCAATACCCGCATGGCCAATGGCGACATCAACAACGAGCACTGCGGCGATGGCGATCGGTCAAGTCTCAATGAATAA